In Klebsiella aerogenes, the DNA window CGATAGCCCAGCAGTGGCGGGAGAAAATGGTATCGGCCGCGGCGGAAGCCAGCGATGAACTGATGGATAAATATCTCGAAAGCGGTGAATTGAGCGAGGCAGAAATCGTTGCCGGGCTGCGTAAACGCACGGTCAGCGGTGAGATCCAACCGGTACTCTGCGGCAGCGCCTTTAAAAATAAAGGCGTGCAGCGGATGCTTGATGCGGTCATTGAATTGATGCCGTCGCCGCTGGATATTCCGGCGATTCAGGGTATTGATGACAAAGGCCAACCGGCGGAACGTCATCCGAGTGACGATGAGCCGCTGTCGGCGCTGGCGTTCAAATTGATGACTGACCCCTATGTTGGTCAGCTCACCTTTATCCGCGTTTATTCCGGGACATTGAAAAAAGGCGATGCGGTATTTAACCCGGTGAAAGGTAAAAAAGAACGTATAGGGCGCATCGTGTTGATGCACGCCAACGATCGCCATGAAGTCGACGAGCTGCATGCTGGCGATATTGCCGCCTGCGTCGGCCTGAAGGACGTGACTACCGGCGATACGCTTTGCGATCCAAATGCCGTGATCACCCTCGAACGTATGGAGTTTCCGGAACCGGTGATTTCACTGGCGATTGAGCCGAAGACCAAGGCTGATCAGGAGAAAATGGGTATCGCGTTGCAGCGGCTGGCCTCCGAGGATCCCTCGTTCCATCTGCATACGGATGAAGAATCCGGGCAGACAATTATTTCCGGGATGGGGGAACTGCATCTGGAGATTATCGTCGATCGTATGAAACGCGAATTTGGCGTGGAAGCGAATATTGGCCGCCCGCAGGTGACCTACCGTGAAACCATTCGCAAAACGGTGAAGGATGTCGAAGGTAAATTTGTCCGTCAGTCCGGCGGTAAAGGGCAGTACGGCCACGTGGTGCTGACCCTGGAACCGTTGGCGGCGGGTAGCGGCTTCGTGTTTGACGATGCGACTAAAGGCGGGGTGGTGCCGCGCGAGTATATCCCTTCCGTGGAGAAGGGGCTACGCGAAGCGATGGGGACCGGAGTGCTGGCGGGTTATCCGGTTGTCGATGTTAAAGCGACTCTGACTTTCGGTTCGTATCATGATGTCGATTCATCTGAGATGGCGTTCCGCATGGCGGCGATTTTCGGCTTCAAGGAGGGGGCGCGGAAAGCGGATCCGGTGATCCTCGAACCGGTGATGCACGTCGAAGTGGAGACGCCGGAAGAGTACGCCGGGAATATCATGGGCGATCTCTCTTCCCGTCGCGGGATGGTGCAGGGGATGGAAGAGCGTTTCGGCAGCCAGGTTATTCGCGCTGACGTGCCGCTGGCCGAGATGTTTGGCTATTCCACCACGCTGCGTTCGATGTCGCAGGGGCGGGCTATCTACAGCATGGAGTTCCACCATTATGCGGAAGCGCCGCGTAATGTGGCGGATGAGATCATCGCCAGCCGCGCTAAAAGCTAACGAATCGTTCCCGGGTCGCAACGCGATGCGTTGTTCCCGGGCTACGAATCCTGCCGCCGTTGGTTGCCCGGGTAAGGCGTTAGCCGCAACCCGGGATTTCCCACAAATCAAACAATATTCTGCGCGTACTGCCACAGCGCTTTCAACAGTGCCTGTTTCTCACTATCGTCGG includes these proteins:
- the fusA gene encoding elongation factor G — encoded protein: MPRPIPLERYRNIGISAHIDAGKTTTTERILFYTGMSHKLGEVHDGAATTDWMAQEQERGITITSAAVSCFWPGMDRSFEPHRINIIDTPGHVDFTIEVERSMRVLDGAVMVYDSVGGVQPQSETVWRQANKYHVPRLAFVNKMDRPGADFFRVVQMMIDRLKANPVPIVIPIGAEEHFTGVVDLIKMRAILWDDATQGMTFSYTPVPDNLMAIAQQWREKMVSAAAEASDELMDKYLESGELSEAEIVAGLRKRTVSGEIQPVLCGSAFKNKGVQRMLDAVIELMPSPLDIPAIQGIDDKGQPAERHPSDDEPLSALAFKLMTDPYVGQLTFIRVYSGTLKKGDAVFNPVKGKKERIGRIVLMHANDRHEVDELHAGDIAACVGLKDVTTGDTLCDPNAVITLERMEFPEPVISLAIEPKTKADQEKMGIALQRLASEDPSFHLHTDEESGQTIISGMGELHLEIIVDRMKREFGVEANIGRPQVTYRETIRKTVKDVEGKFVRQSGGKGQYGHVVLTLEPLAAGSGFVFDDATKGGVVPREYIPSVEKGLREAMGTGVLAGYPVVDVKATLTFGSYHDVDSSEMAFRMAAIFGFKEGARKADPVILEPVMHVEVETPEEYAGNIMGDLSSRRGMVQGMEERFGSQVIRADVPLAEMFGYSTTLRSMSQGRAIYSMEFHHYAEAPRNVADEIIASRAKS